In Sphingobacterium zeae, one genomic interval encodes:
- a CDS encoding oxidoreductase: MIEKIRVGLIGFGISGRVFHAPVMRSIMELDLVKVTARKADQQSLLKERYPHAEIALCADDIFNDTTIDLVVVATSNEMHYPFAKRALEAGKHVVVEKPFTNSVEQADELIALAKEKNLILAPYHNLRFNSDYRTVEKMVKSGRLGRIVNLESRFDRFRNYLRPNAWREENLPGSGIFYDLGPHLIDQALQLFGKPNGVFADLAIQRDHAQTIDNFDCLLYYDNLRVSLKGSMLAKEPTPRYRIFGMNGNFVKYGIDPQEALLRDGKFPDEDPNWGQEDPSLYGKLNIVEEGKDIEEVIPSEIGSYPDFYQNVADTILGKADLIASAEQARDVIQIIELGYRSQLERKVVSVENTLIAY, translated from the coding sequence ATGATAGAGAAAATTCGAGTAGGACTCATTGGTTTTGGAATTTCAGGTCGAGTTTTTCATGCCCCCGTGATGCGTTCGATTATGGAACTGGATCTTGTCAAGGTGACGGCACGCAAAGCTGATCAGCAGAGTTTGCTTAAGGAACGCTATCCGCATGCGGAAATTGCCTTGTGTGCAGACGATATTTTTAACGATACAACCATTGATCTTGTCGTAGTTGCAACATCCAATGAAATGCATTATCCGTTTGCAAAACGTGCACTGGAGGCAGGAAAACACGTTGTTGTTGAAAAGCCATTTACCAATAGTGTCGAACAAGCAGATGAACTTATTGCTTTGGCAAAGGAGAAAAATCTGATCTTGGCACCCTATCATAATTTAAGGTTCAACTCCGATTATCGGACTGTTGAGAAAATGGTAAAAAGCGGGAGATTGGGCCGGATTGTGAATCTAGAATCTCGGTTCGATCGTTTCCGTAATTACCTGCGTCCTAACGCCTGGCGTGAGGAAAATTTGCCGGGCTCTGGTATATTTTATGATTTAGGACCACATCTCATCGACCAGGCGCTGCAATTATTTGGAAAGCCAAATGGAGTCTTTGCTGATTTGGCCATCCAACGGGATCACGCCCAGACGATTGACAATTTCGACTGCCTATTGTACTATGATAATTTGCGGGTATCGCTGAAAGGTTCCATGCTTGCAAAAGAACCTACGCCACGGTATCGTATCTTTGGGATGAACGGAAATTTTGTGAAATATGGTATTGATCCACAGGAAGCCTTATTACGGGATGGTAAATTCCCGGATGAGGATCCAAACTGGGGGCAAGAGGATCCAAGTCTCTACGGTAAGCTTAATATTGTGGAAGAAGGTAAAGATATCGAAGAGGTTATTCCTTCCGAAATAGGATCTTATCCCGATTTTTATCAGAACGTGGCGGATACAATATTAGGAAAAGCTGATTTGATTGCATCGGCAGAACAGGCTCGAGATGTTATTCAGATCATTGAACTGGGATATCGGAGTCAATTGGAACGAAAAGTTGTATCCGTTGAAAACACATTGATTGCTTATTAG